The Phragmites australis chromosome 1, lpPhrAust1.1, whole genome shotgun sequence genomic interval ATTTGAAGGAAAGAAGGTTTTATGCGCTAACTCGATAAGCAGAGCAACCACACCTTGCTAATATCTTAAGGGTGTACATTAAACAGGAATTGCGGCGCAGGCACTTAGGCTAAAGTACCCACAAGGCCACAACATAAACCCCATAAGACACTCGCTTTGCTTAACAACGTGCATCCTAGTGATACATTAAGGCAGCTGCATTCTCCAAGCTAAAGTTAACAGGTCCTAACTTCTCCAGAAGACACAACAGCTAAACATATATGtacaaaagaagaaaattgacaGTAGGCAAAATACTACGAGGGTCATATAAAAGGTCAACCTAAGGTGCCAGCATTACCAGAGCTATGGAAGAAAGTAGGGGTCCTCCTTGTTCTGATAAATTGCAAACAGTTGTTTTGAGTAATGTGAAGCCACCATGCGACAGAACTCAAGAGCATAACAATCATACGCTTCCAAATCACGGACTGTCTTCTTAAGTGGACCATATGGATCACCATCCAGAAGAAACTCCGCAATGCAAGATGCCCTGCAATTTAAACAGCAGGGTGCAACTGAATATCAGCAGACTGAGAAACTGAAACACTTCCTTTTGTGCTCTTCATTCTACTTCTTTACTCTTTTGATTGAAGTGGTACAGTACAGATTCACATACTTACAGTAGACCAGAAGCTAAAGCAAATACATGATTATTGGTATGTAAGTTAATTAGCACTCAACAAGACTCTTGACCTAAACTATCGTAGATGCTAATGAAGTCCTAAATAAAACCATAGCTAACCTTGAGCATCATGATGACCACATCTTTTTTTCCAAGGCAACAGTAATAATTTATTGACCTTTTTGTTGTTTTATAACTTTCTTTGCATTTGATGCTATTTAATACCTCAGTAACACTAATCATAAAGATGTAGAGTTACCAAGATTCAAGATAATTCAACAATAATTCCTAACAAGAGAGTTTGACATATTCACAGTTTAACCTGCAACATTGCATCCTGTGAAGCACCTACAGTAACATGAAAATGAAAGGAAGGTACTGGTACCTTAAAAATGAGATTAAACATCAAAATAAAGAGAGCACATAATTGAAAATACAACCATCCACTGACTTCAAATATATCCACAGGAAAGTTCTTAATATGCTGGGGTCCagctttttttttggggggggggggggggggcaaacaACAAGTGACAGTTCTGATGTTGAACCAACTAAACAGCCAAGGCAACATGTATACCAACTGCATATAATATATACACAAGGTAAATACTGCACACATACCTTCGGGCATGTATCTGGTTAAACCCCTGTTTGTTATGAATAAAAGTGGACTTGTCCAACTGCTCATCCTTGGTTTGCTTCCGATAGAGGGCACAAACAGCTTTCAAACAAAGCTCAGGGTGTTCATGAAATGCTGTTAGCATTTCTCCCTCAAATCTCCAATCATTAGATTTCTTTTTACGGCCTATGCAAGCTATAACATCTTCATAATTTATCTCACTATCAGACTCTTCTGGTTCTGGAGAGGATTCTTCATTCAGAGAAGATGCACTAGACACTTCTGGTCCAGGACAGGATTCTTCGGCAGAATCACTGGCATTTTCTGAAGAATCCTCATCATTTATGAACTCATCCATATCattgccttcttccatatcaTCTTCACTCCCTTCATATTCCTTGGGTTCAACAAAGTCGAGAGCCCGGCGTGCGGCTCGCCCCATTTTGGACTGATTTTTAACCAAGCGAGCCGAGCGCCTTGTTGCGGGAGTAGAACACCCTTTTGGCTCACCcaattcatcatcactcaccctctctttcctcatcttcttgagcacttgacaaATGGGAATCCTATCaccctcgtcctcctccccactCTGAATCTGTGTCGCAGCTACACGTGAAGGAGCCACATGAACCCCCTCATCGCCGTCCTCATTCTCGCTTTCAGTCACTCCACGCAACACACGCTTCCTACTGAGAGTACCACCCTCATCCTTGCCACTCCCACGCCCAGCCCCGCTcacatcctcatcctcactatCGCTGGTGATCATCCGTGCTGTCGCACGCTTCTTACCCCGCGTCTTGATCGAAACATCATCATCCTCCAGATCCACACTGTTCTTGTCGCTtccactgcctccctcagcGTCCTCCAAATCGTCTTCATCCTCGCTCTCTCCGCTCACCACCCGCACCGCACGCTTCCGAGGAGTCGGGACGGCAACAACGCCCTCCTCCAGGTTTCTCCCACTGTTGGCTTCGACGGCCATGCCCTCCTCGCTGTCACTGACCTCAATAACACCGCAGGCCACGGCCCCGCCCACCATCTCGACTGCTTCTTGCTTGTTTCCGACCAAACTCTCCTCCAATCGACCAAATATTGGATCTTGTTCGCCTATATGATCCTCTGCTCCTACCTTGACCATGGCCTTCCTCAAGCGCGCGTTCTCGGCTTCGAGGAGCGAGACCCTAGCCTCGAGGTCCGCGATGCGGGAGGActtggcggcgagctcggcctCAAGGGAAGAGGGCCTCTCCATCGCCGGTGGCCGACAGCAAAACCCTCGGGTTGGGGCGAAGTGGAGGTTGTCTGGGTTTGGAATGTGCGTCTTGTGacgggagaagggggagagaTTTTACGCTTTCTGTATTAACAAGACGGGAGTTGGGCCTGGAAACGGAACAATTTGTTGCGCTGGGATGGGCCAGCCTCTCGCTAGTTTGACTCGGCATTTTGGGCCGAAGAAACTACAAGGACTAATGTGTTTGCGTTAAGCATTTACACTAGTAGCCCATATTGTAATGGTACTACAAATACAATCATAAAAATGTAGCAGCTGAATGCACAACATAATGCTTGTAATCGCCATGAGGCACAAATTATTGAAACAAATTGGTTTGATTTCTCCACAACTTGTACACAAATTATTAGTGCTAAAAGAATTGCCATATTCCACAAGTCTCACAGTGTTTATAGGTTTGCTTCTCTCTCTTCTTACGGGTCCTAACTTCTATATTTGCTTCAACCCCAAAACTTGCCCCTCGTCTCTTTTCAGGTTAGTTCTGATATTCTTTTTTCGTTGGTAACCCATAGCCCAACAAGGTACTGAAACTGCACAACAATTCAGAGTATCATGTTAGTTAGCCCGAGTATATTTACCCGTGTGTGAGGCTAACACAGTGTTCCTTTAATCAATCAGCTGAGAGAAATCAACGAAGACGAGCAGTGTACAATGGCATGCATGGTCTTTTAATTTGTTCTCAATTCAGCAGCTACTCCAGTACGTACGCACCAGTGGCTCGGTAACGAAGACGAGCGGATCGGACGCGAGCCCAGCGGCCTGCTCGTACACGCTCTTGTGCCACCAGTCCATCAGCAGCTGGCCCAAGTGCGCCTGTGCCTTGTGTACAGGCCCGCCCACTCACCCCTGACGCGAAGGTGACAGGATCTAATTCAGAGTTCTGCTGTTTCTTCAGAAAACTGCCCGTTGTCGACAGCAGCCTGAAACTCGTCAGGAAACACAGAGCGAGAGAGCCGAGAGCTGAGGGACTTTCAGCGAGTCTGATTACCTGATTCCCAACAGAAGCCAGACAGAGCTGGCGATTAGGCAAACGGAAATTTGAGTCCTTTTTTCCGCCTCTGCTCGAGTCCTTCAAAAGACGCTTCCGATCAAGTAGCCAGAGCAAGAAAAGATCGACAGCAGAAGccttcttctccctcccctcctccttcctcgccCTCGGCCAAGAACAGGTGTCCCCTTCGTCCTCCTCGCACTCGCTCAAGAACCGGTGtcacctcctccttcctcgTCCTCGGCCAAGAACCGATGCCCCCGTCGTCCTCCTCGCGCTCACCCAAGAACCGGTGtcacctcctccttcctcgCCCCCGGCCAAGAACCGGTgtccccttcttcctcttcgCGTTCACCCAAGAACAGCTGTTCGCTCCTCCTTCCTCGCCCTCGGCCAAGAACCGGTgtcctcttctttctcctcgCGCTCACGCAAGAACCAGTgtcccctcctccttcctctccctcgGCTAAGAACGGGtgcccccttctccttcctcgtgCCCAGGCAAGAACTGGTCCCCCCATCTCCTTCCTCGTGCTCAGGCAAGAACCGGTATccacttctccttcctcgcgcTCAGCCAAGAACCGGtgtccccttctccttcctcgcacTCAGCCAAGAACCGATGTGGTTTAAAGTTTGAAATAACCAATGCCCATTGTTGTTGTGCAGAGAGAAAGCAAATGCTAGGGTTCTTACAAACTTCGAAGTTCTTGACTTCTTGCGATCAAGAGGTTCCAAAATTGACCCTATGGGATGTTTGGGGGTTGTTGTTGCATCAGAGTGTCAGGTGATTACTTACTCTTTTGCTGCTCTTTACCTAATGTTCTATCTGTCGCCCATTTTTATGACTAAACTAGGCTAATATTCATCATCCTCTCACTTAGGTGTACGAGTACCTCTTAAAAACTCTAGTTTACAACCAGTTAAGGGAATCAATTTATGAATTTGTGAAGAGAAGTGACAGTTTCAAGCTTGCAGAGGCTGATAAGCTAAATATAATCAACTGGTGACCACCCTCAGCTGCTGATGCTTATACGGTACTGTCAAGTTTATCTTGATGATAatgagcattttttttcttagttaATGCAAACTTAGATATTGCAGTTAAAAATTTTGCTTTTCTAAATTCACGTGACATGAGGTTGAAACAggttcaaatatattttctttttataatgACTAAAGCGAAGCACTAACTTGTCTTACATTCCTTTATTGATCTCAGTGTAAGAATATATTGTATGGCAATTATACTTGTTTCATATCCTTAAGAACTTTGACTTATCCATAAGTTGGATTTCTATCTTATGTTTATCCATAAATGTATCTCAAGGAtattttgggttttttttttcaataatcGGCAGATAAAAGTAGTGTAGATAGATGTGCACCTATGTATATGCAAAATATATGTACTGTGCTTTGTGAATGCGCATAAGATATTAGGTAGTTGTTCATTCCAAAGACTGCTCACATAACTTACATTAATTACACTTGTAAGCTTCATGTCATCAGGGATCAAATTGATTGGGTTCCAGAGAATTTGATTGTTATTGTCTCTGTTAGAACAACCCATTTGTAATTAGGTGCAGAAATCTACTCAATTGTTTTGTCTTCATGTTAATGTTTTCTTATTAATCTATTTAATTTCACCTTCAACTGCAGATGATAGAAGAATGTGGGAGATGATTTTTCAGGAACGAGCAAGGAGAAGCATGTGACGAAGATGAGCAGGTCTAAGAATTTTTAATTGGAGATAGTTAAGGAGGTTTTGCTACTACCCCCTCCAAAGGTAGAAGCGACGTAGGACTGAACGTGATGTAAACTAACGCATGAAATACAAATATTAAATTATGCATGTACCCCTATAGCTTATATGGTATACATGTTCTAGAGTAAAAGCACTTAGAGATTTGGCAGAAGATCATCTTGCCTGAGAAGTGAGATGTTTATGTTTGAAACGACAATTAACATCTGAGCCACCATTGGAGTTTGAATTCATATGATCTTGTCCCTTCTTCAATTGCTCTATTGTGGAAATTGGCTATTCAAAATTTAACATTTTGTCACAACGTGCTGCTGTGGTATACCCGATTTTTAGCTTTCACATAAATCATATACCTTGAAGTATTTGCTGACAGGCTGACCAAGCTGTTCAAATGGCAAAGATCGAACCCAAGAGTACTTCGCAGTTAACTTTCATGAGAATGGATTCCATGAGAGATTCTGCagttaattttgaatttgaccaACAATATCTTTATAAACATTTACATGAGCTATACAataatgataagaacatatatactatatataccAAAGTGCCATGACTCGACGCGTTTTCAGGTGGCCTATCTACTGCAGCTCCTGTTCACACTGTAGTCCAGTGCTGACCACACTGTAGCTACTGTCCACCGatcatatatataatatacttatatattatacatatatataatattgtgtatgtatatacacGTAAGTCCAGAGAAATTCAGCGTCCCCTCTGGAAACTCCAATCGCTGACAAAAAAATCATCGCCACCTCCTTCCACATTTCTGAATATTCTCGCTCTATCCCAACTATATATACGTGAGCCCAGAGAAATCTAACGTTCCCCTCCGCAGACTCCAGTCGCCAGCCTAAAAAATCCTCACCACCTCTTTCGTCCACGTTTCTGAGCGTTCTCGCTCCATCCCAACTCATGCCCTGCGTGAGTACAGAGAAATCCAGCATCCCTCTTTTGTAGACTCCGGTCGCTGGCAAAAAAAATCATCGCCATCTCCTTCTTCCATGTtttcctcccctctctctctcgaaCTCTTGCTCTCGCCAAATAGCAAAGTTGGAGAACCAATTAGCTAGGCGTGCTCGCCACCGGCTCTCTCTCCGACTTCATCGTCTTCCTCTTggctctatctctctctctgcctgCGGGCGCGACGAAGCGCGTCTCTCTTCCTAGTTGTATTAAAAGAACCaacattatattttatttaggttttagttttacaaatatattacaATAGAAGCTGGTGTTCAAAGTTCACATACATAAAACTATCCTTATGgtctttctaaaaaaaaattataatagtatatttttgttatgttttattaatatattaaaacaaaaatagtagttaaagtTGTATTTTAATGACTATGTCGATgcttaaaataatatttatttcggATTAGAGGGAGTAAAAAGGTAGTGAAGCAACTAATTGCTTGCTTCGAATTTGCTCGTTGCTCTGTTTGATAGTTTTTGTTTGAAATAAACAATAAACTCGTCACCTAAATTACACTGGCGCAGTTCAGTACACATCTTCTAGGGCCCTGCAATGCAATATCCAGTTTGCTCCTGTCGTcgcagaaagaaaaaaaaaaaactctttctCGGATTCAGTTTTCTCCATGAGCAACCGACGCGAGGTACGCCGCCCAGTCCATCTCAAACCCAACAAAGCTCCCCCACGCGTGGCCCTCGCCGTCGGCCAACTTCTCCACCGTTCCTTCCCGGAGGTTCAGCGCGAATGTGCCACCGTGTCCGCTGCTTTCTCCCATCGTGAATAAGACCAGGCCGCTCTTCTCGCCGATCCACCGTAGCTTAAGAGTGGTGTCTCGCGGCTCCACCCTCATCTTCATCTGGTGCATCGGGACTGACTCCGAGTAAAAGCTTCGTTCCTCTCGACCGGTTTGGATGTCATCTCCACGGATGTCGAAGTGTGAGATTGTCGCAATGAGGATGTTTTCACCTGAACGGATGccgaaggagatgaagaagagcCGGTTGTCCGGTGAGACTCCCAGCAAGCGCTTCTCCGGCCAGTAATGAGGAACATCGTAAGGCAGTAAGTGCACGTCCATCGCCGCCTGCTCTGGATCGTCGGCGGCCGGACGCACCCCTAGCGCGCCGTGGTTCAGTGGCCAGAAGGTCACGCCGCGTAGCACGACGGCGGGGCCAATGTGGCGCAGCTCCCTGCTCGAGACCGTCACGGCTGACCTAGCCTCTGCCCCCCAGCGGCCGGTGTCTGAGGAGTAGGACCGGAGCGCGGTGCAGCCGTGCCTGTTGTAGACAAGCAGCAGCCGGAAGAAGTTGGTGCAGCGCCGCGGATGGAGGTCGTCGCCGGTGAACAACGCGCAGCCATAGTCTCTAGGCTGCTTAGCCGTGCGTGAGAGGGGCGGGAGTACAACGACCTCCCCTGTCAACGGGCTGCAGACGCAGAACGTGACGCCGTCGGCGCGGCTCTCGCGGTGGAGCTCCAGGACGAGACGGCCGTTGCGGGAAGCAACCGGGCGAGAGTAGTCGAATATGGCGTCGTCCAATGCAGCGCCATCGAAGAGCGAGCCGATGCAGGTTCTATGACAACCCAGGAGGCGACTACCGGAGGCCATGGCGAGGAAGCGCGGCTGCGGCGCCCCCGGCGAGCTCCGTGTACGCGCGGTGGGCCCGGCGTTCTCCAGGTGGAAGACGCCGACGGCGAGCTGGGGAAGGAAGCGGCCGAGGGGCTGCAGCGAGCGGGAGAGGTAAGCGGCCCTCGTTGCTATGACGTGCCCCCAACGCGCGCACGTCGCTGCACAGCGCACGAGGTCAGCAGTGTCCGGTAACCTGGCAAAGATGCCGGCGAGCGCGTCGTCCGGGAGGGACGTGCCGCCGGTGATGCGGAGGCGGCGAGTTATCCGCTGGCACTTTCTGTACGGCAGCGCAGCACAAGGGTGCGGGTGGTGGCGCCTGCGTTGCGGCTGCGGCATCGTATGCATGTGGTGATGCAGAGGCGAGATAGTTTAGGGCACAGAGATCGCCGATCGACTGCTATCTATTGTTTGCGGCTAACGGACAGCGCAGATCACAGGGAAGATATCGGATTCGGTTCCAGAGAAAGGGGGAAGAGATTGGATTCGGTTCCTATACGTTGTTTGGTGTGGAATATGGTTTTATTTTAgcttattttagattttttatgcATATGAAAATTGTGTGATTGggattttttttggctcttGTTTGCACATATTTGTTTGGCTCATAAAGAGAATTCTGTAAATTTGTCAAATCATCAATCTGTTATCTTTTTGTAGTTCGGAACCATTGCTGTAAAATTTTGCACTTAAAATTTAACTGTTCGTTtcaatttgaagtttggacatgGATGTTCTTAGCATTCTCACAGTGAGGTTTCACTACAACAGAGTTTCTAAACGATGGCAAGAAAGTGCTTTACTGTGGTGGAAGGGAGGCAATGTCATATGTCGAATGAAATAAGGTAGCTCTGCCTGAGATTGTTGGGCACCTACGAGAGCACTGCAAGGTTCTAGACGACACATTGTTGCATTGGCTATTCCTAGGTAAAGAACTTGAGAATAGGCTTCGCCTTCACGTATTGGTGGATCGGATGATAAGTCCTGTCAGCATATGTCTGATTGCATTGTGGAAGGAGGGGTTGCAGAGatatatgtgttgtaatatttgtgatataaggaacatatatatacatattccagATGACATATAATATGAGCAGAAGGAACCACATAACAAATACATGAATATGGTAACAATGACTGTCATAAGGAAATAACAGAACATAATAAATATGTATCTGAATCTGAACTGAACTTGATGCTTTATTGAAATGGCTCTCAGATCATTATTATCAGGTGGCCTCAAATCTTTAAAGATTTGTACCATAACTGATCTAATCAACATTTCATCAATTAAATTAGAAcatgagatcacacctagatagTATTCTTGATCTACTGAGCTTTGAAAATAGCATACACTTGGGCAAAAGAACAGTACCAGAATAAACTGATGACAGAACAGCAAATAAACCAAAAGGTCTCTCAACAGCACAACCCATAGGCGTATGGAACATACAAGTGACAGAGATGATTCCATGGTATGCTGTGGTCTAAAGCAAGGTCATCAAAGCTCATATCACAGAACAGATCACAGTTTAATGTTCCTGCCCAAGTATAGCTCTCAAGACAGTGACAGCAAATGAAGATAATTCAAGATTCATAGACAGATAGTGATCTTGACAAACAAGCTCAAAATCAGGTCACTGCTTATAATTAAGCAGAGCATCAAGAATacatctattgtactcaacatcctaatttaatctcattaaattggatcatcacagagcatggtACAAGAGCATTCAACAGTTCAGATCAGAGAGGAAAAACTCACAGAGAGAGTGATGCAAGCGAATCAGTCACAGAGGATAAGCACGGCGAGGAAGCCGCTGCCCCAGAAATCCAATTCGCCGACGTTGACGCCGACGTGGAAGACGGAGGTACAAATCCTCACCGCACCGCGGACGGCGCGTGCGGGCGAGCCTTGACAATCGCAGCACCAAAGAGCACCAAACAAAGAACTCTTTCACCAATTCCTTCCTGTATCACAATCATCAACACACAGCCCAAGCTCCACTCGGATTGTGCTCAGGAGATGATTCCCAGGACCAAAGAAGAAAACCAGTGAGAAAGAACAGGAGTATGGAGGGGAAAACTCATCCTGAGCAGAGGAGGTCGGCGCCCCAtatagcagcagcagccacggcgCCCTCCAGCCCCCGTTCCCGAAGGAAGCTGAGGTAGTTGCGCCGTCCGCCGCCCATACCCAGCTGCCGCCAGCCCCTTCCTTCACGCGACCTTCTCTTCCAGGGATGCCGAATGCACTAGAAGACCTAGGCATCCCCCGATCACAGGCCAGACAAAGAGCTCGGCCCAAATAGAAGAAGAAGGCCCGCCGGTCAAAGCAAAATGAGCCCATGAAAagaatattaaaatttcaagaaAACACAACAATATGTTGAGGAGCCAGTACCGCAGGAGCTTTCAGATGATGAGAGCGGCCCGGGGGTGAAGCAAGTGATTTTGATGATGAGATGGATGTAATTTCTGAGATGAAGCAAAAGATGTCGAAGGTGAAGAGAACCAGAACAAATGCTGCTGCCAGCTAGAACTAAATCCAGGGATGAGGTACAGAAGCAGATTCAACAACTTCATTAGTTCAACAAAAGCCCTAGTAAGAAGGGAAATGAAGTTGTGGAAAGTAGTGGCCAAACAAAAGAGAAGGAATATTGCAAATTTCAGAAGGGCTGGACGAAGATTGCAAATTTGGCCCGTGATGGAACATGtagatttttttctatattttctaaaataaaattgctaATCTATGTGcctattttcaaatttgacaaaACTAGGCTCCTCACGCCTGTTTAGTGAGTGGGAGGTAAAAATCGTCCACTAAACAAGTGGGAGGATAAAAAATTATCCTCTGATTGGACGATTTTTCTTTCCATCCAATCAAAGGTCAAGATGGTGTCGCGACAGCATGCCACCGTGGCATCCTCAACTACCACCGAGGCATACCAACCTCCCACCCTTCCAACAGGTGGGAAGTGACGGGCCCAGTAGCTCCCACCTACTTCCCACCCTTCCAACGAGTGAGAGGTGACGAACCCCGCTACACAGTCGACAGTTGCAGTACCCATCTACCTTCCACCCTTCTAAGGGGTGTGAGATGGGTGCCCATTAGAAGGGTGGGAGGTTGGGCTATGTAACATGTCATGCCCCTATTGATGGAGGCACTCAACCATCCATCGTTTTCCTGAGTTGTGGGCTGAGagcagaggagggaggggaaggaaagaagaggagagggaagaaaaaaaaaagaaaaggaaagaaaaggagaggagatgggaggaagggaaaaaaaaggagaggagaggatgatGAGTACGCAACGCCTGTTCCTAGTGACCGGCTTTCGTGGACAGTTGCCCTGTCATAGCCTCTCACGTACTCACCGGGGCCTGCTTAAACCGTCCATCCAATGGGTGGAAAGTGCTCATGTTCTACTCTGTGCAGCCATGCTAGTGTCCACGTCAACATCCCACCCGATCAATGGATGATTTTTACTTCCTGTCCACTAAACGGGC includes:
- the LOC133923405 gene encoding uncharacterized protein LOC133923405 yields the protein MERPSSLEAELAAKSSRIADLEARVSLLEAENARLRKAMVKVGAEDHIGEQDPIFGRLEESLVGNKQEAVEMVGGAVACGVIEVSDSEEGMAVEANSGRNLEEGVVAVPTPRKRAVRVVSGESEDEDDLEDAEGGSGSDKNSVDLEDDDVSIKTRGKKRATARMITSDSEDEDVSGAGRGSGKDEGGTLSRKRVLRGVTESENEDGDEGVHVAPSRVAATQIQSGEEDEGDRIPICQVLKKMRKERVSDDELGEPKGCSTPATRRSARLVKNQSKMGRAARRALDFVEPKEYEGSEDDMEEGNDMDEFINDEDSSENASDSAEESCPGPEVSSASSLNEESSPEPEESDSEINYEDVIACIGRKKKSNDWRFEGEMLTAFHEHPELCLKAVCALYRKQTKDEQLDKSTFIHNKQGFNQIHARRASCIAEFLLDGDPYGPLKKTVRDLEAYDCYALEFCRMVASHYSKQLFAIYQNKEDPYFLP